TGCCAGAGAGAGCTGCCTTTCGAGGCGCTGCCAGGTGATAACTATCGATCGCGTTGCTAATACTCTTGTCTTCTTCGGCTGCTCGCATATCACCAGCCTCAGCCTCTTCTCCGTTGCTCTATGCGTTCCTGTGTCCTACTTGCTTCTTCGGCTGCGCTGTTTGCCGCTCCTTCTCTGTCCGCCATCGTCATGTTCACGGCCACCGGCACCGTCTCCCATGCCGACGGTACCGCTTTTTCTCTAGGCCAGACCCTGACGCTGGTGTTGGTGACTCACCCGGCTCTCGACGCCCTCGCGCCCAACACCACCAACGACACGACTGCCGTCGAATACTCCTACACCATCGAAGGCGAGACGCCGATCTGGAGTCAGGTGGCACTCACGGGCACGACTGGCCAATGGGCGGACACCCCCGATGGCCTCGATCCTCACAGTTTCGTGTATAGTGACGATCTTTCGGCCATTTCCATGATTGCCAGTACGGACCGTGACGGCGGGATCGGCCTCTTCGCGGGCAACGTGGAGATTCAGACGATCTGGCTGACGGTCGAAGGGCTCAACCCGGGCTTCGAGACCTTTCCGGGGGACGAGACGGCGAACCCCAACACTATCTGGGACGCCGACGGCATTGGCGATTTCGCCTTTGGGGCCTTCACCATCACCGCGCTGAATTCCGGCAATGAGTTCGAGTATTACGACGTCGATCTCACTTCTTTCACGGTTACTGCCGGTTCGGCGATTCCCGAACCTGCCACCACGGCGGGAGTGCTTGGTCTGCTCGCCGTGTGCGTCGTGGGCTGGAGGCGCTGGAGAAGATAATTACTTGATGCCCAAGATGCGCTCGGCCTCCTGGAGATCGGCCATGGTGTCGATGTCGAGGGCGTATTGGGGCTCCACGGGGTAAAGCAGGGGCTTGTTGCCGATGCGGCAGCCGGTGCGGAAGACGGCGTCGCGCGTGATGGCGTAGAGGCCCGTCGTTTCGAGCAGATACATGGCGTCCTGAGAGCGGGGCAGGCCGTCGGGGCGGTGCGGGTCGTAATTGATCGCCTTGCCTTGATACCAGATCCAACCCGGCTCCTCCGTCACGAGAAACATCGAGTCGTACTGGTCGAGGCAGTTGAGGAACTGCGTCACGCTTTCCATCAGGATCTCGCCCTTCAGGGTCACTGCCGTCACGAACACCTGCAGGTAAGCGTCGTATTCGTGGTGCTGGAGCGCGAACTGGTGGATCAGGTGGTTGCCGTTGGCCTGATCGCCCGCAAACCACGGGAGGCGCTGGTGGAACTTGAGGCGGTCGCCATAGCGCGCGCCCAGCATGTCCATGACGGATTCGTGCTCGGAATCGACGTAGAGGTCCCACTCGGGCGGGGCGCACCGCACCAGCTCGTCCAGCAGCCAGCAGCAGAGCGGCTTGCCGCAGAGGTCGCGGAAATTCTTGTTGGGCACCCGGGTGCTCGTCCGGGCTTTGATCGGGATTTGAACCGCCACGCGCATGGCAGGCACATTAAGCGCTGCTTTTGGAGGAGCGAGTGCAAAGTAGGGGTGGCAGAGGGAGCTGCTCGCTTCTATAAGGTTGCCTTCTGATAAGTTTTGTTAATCCAAGGCATGTTTTGCATAAAGAAAACTTGACTGAAGGCCGGCTCCGGGCATGATCGGCCTCGACTTCTCGGGAGCCATCCGGGGAGCTTCGGGGGAATCCCGTGTGAATCGGGAGCTGACGCGCAACTGTGACTGCCCACGCCGGGTGGGAGCCAGAATGCCCACGAACGACCATCGATCCCGCGTCTGGAGGGTGGCCTGCGCGGCGCGCCGACATGTGGCGAGTCCGGGGGCCGCTATGCCAACGCCCCATAGACCCTGTCGCCGCACATGAACTCAACCATATTCGAGACCATCCTGAGCAACCCGCTGCTGGTGCTCTTCGGCCTGATCGGCCTCGGCCTGCTGCTGGGCAATCTCCAGTTTCGCGGGATCAACCTCGGCTCGTCCGGCGTGATCTTCGTCGCGCTGCTGGCGGGCCACCTGGGGATGAAAGTGCCCGCCGGGGTAGGGCAGATCGGCCTGGTGCTCTTCGTCTACAGCGTCGGCATCGGTGCGGGCGCCCGGTTTTTTGGCGCGATGAAGCGCGAAGGCAGCCAGTTGGCCAAGCTCGCGGTGCTGGTCGTCGGCTCCGGCGCGCTGACCGCCCTGCTGGCCGCCTGGATCTTCCACATCGAGCCGGGCCTCATCGCGGGGATCTTTGCCGGCGCGCTCACCAGCACGCCCGCCCTCGCGGCGGCGATCGAGGGAGCCGGGCAGGGCGCGGCCGGCCCGGTAGTGGTCGGCTATGGTATCGCCTACCCCTTTGGGGTGATTGGCGTGGTGCTCTTTGTGCAACTCCTGCCCAAGCTGCTCGGCAAGCGTTTGGAAGACGAGGCGGGCGAAGAAGAAACTGCCCCGACGCCTACCGTTACCCGTCGCCTGATCGAGGTGACGAATCCCAACCTTTTCGGCCAGCGTTTTGCGGAGAGCAAGCTGCCGCAGCTCGGCGCCTGCCTTGTCTCGCGCGTCTGGCGCAACGAGCGCCTGGAGCCCGTGACCTACGAAGACACCTTCGAGCCCGGCCAGTTGCTCCTGCTGGTGGGCGAGCCCAGTGCGCTGGAGCTGGCGACCGAGTTCGTGGGTCGCGCGAGCGACCGCAAGGTGGTGCTGGATGCCGACAACGAGCGCCAGGTGATGGTCGTGACGAGTCAGGACGTGGTCGGCAAGTCGCTCAAGGAGATCGACCCGTTGCGCAACCACGGGGTGGTGATCACCCGGATGAGTCGGCTGGAGTTCACGCTCGTGCCCCAGCTGGACACGCGACTGGAAAAGGGCGACTTCATCACGGTGGTCGGCTCGGAAAACCGCCTGAAGAAGTTCGCCAAAATCGTGGGCCACCATGCCAACGCTTACACCGAGACGAGCCTCGTCTCGCTCGCCATCGGCATCGCGCTGGGCATCGTCCTCGGGCTGATTACGGTGCCTCTGCCGTGGGGCGGCACCTTTTCGCTCGGCCTCTCCGGCGGCCCCTTGATGGTGGCGCTGCTGCTCGGCCACTTCGGCAAGGTGGGCGGCATCCTCGGCTACATCCCGCGCCCCACGCGCCTGCTGCTGCAAGAGATGGGCCTCGTGCTCTTCCTCGCCGATGCCGGCACCAAGGGCGGCGCTACCATGGCCGAAGCCATCGCCAGCCAAGGCGCGATCATCTTTGTGATCGGTGCTGTCGTGACGCTCGTCCCGATGCTCTTCGGTTTCCTCGCCGCCCGGAAGATCTTCCGCATGCCGCTCCCGCAAGCCCTCGGCGGCATCTGCGGCGGCATGACGAGCACCCCCGCCCTCGGCACTATTGTCGCCAAGACGCCCCTGCAGGCCCCCATCGTCAGCTACGCCACCGTCTACCCCGTCGCGGTCATCCTCATGGCCCTGCTCGCCAAGCTGCTCATGCAGGCCGTCGGGATGCTGTAGGGGGAGCAATCGTTCTTGCGCTCCCTCGCTCAGGCAAAATGCTAGATGCATGAAGCGTTTTTGGATCGGCTTGGCGGTGGGAGGATTTCTCGGAGTGGTCGGTGGCTTTGTCGCCGGGGTCTGGCTTGGCCACGCGGCGGGAGTGGAGGAACCTAAGCCGTTCCAGCTGGGCACCACGGCTTCTCCTGAGGGCGTGAAAGTGCATACTGTAGGGTCGGCGCACATGTCTCGGGTGAACGGCAAGAGGAGCTTTCGCGTGACGTCGGCCGCGATCGACTTCGAGGCGGCTCAACTTGGGCAGCCGTTGAATGAGTTTCTGGAAGCGATTCATGCTCCCCAAATGCCCTACGGAGGATCCACGCCGACGGGCGAATTAATTTGCGAGCGCCTGGTCGAGGATCGGATTGAGTTTCGCGTTTACAAGCTCAAGAAGGGCATTGTTACCGAGCAAATCGACGCCGGTGAGCGCGACGCTCCGGCAGACAATCTCGATTACGCCTTTCCGTTATCGAATTCGGAGCCCTAGGAGCGATAGCGGCTGGAAGGAAGCTGCACCCACGATTTGCCTAACGCGCTGTGGAGTGCGGCGCTTCGCGCCGATCTGGTTTTTGAAGTCCGGCTGGAAGCTTCCAAAGACTTACGATAGGAGTTGTGCGCCGCTTCTATTCCAATCCAGATCGGTGCAGAGCACCGCACTCTATAGCGCGTTAGGAAACTAGAGGAACCTCATTTATTTATCGTACCCGCTTGTCGGCGGCGGAGGCGAGTAGCTCTTGCGTGTAGGGGTGTTGGGGGGCGTGCAGGACGTTTTCGGCGGGGCCTTGCTCGACGACTTCGCCGCGGCGCATGACGGCGACCCGGTCGGCCCAGTAGCCGACGAGTTCGAGGTCGTGCGTGATGAAGACAAACGTCAGCCCCAGCTCGCGGCGGAGGGATTCCAGCAGGTTGAGGATCTGGGCTTGGATGGAGACGTCGAGGGCGGAGACGGGCTCGTCGGCCACCACCACGCTGGGCTGGGGCAGGAGCGCGCGGGCGATGGCGATACGTTGGCGTTGACCGCCGGAAAACTCGTGCGGGTAGCGTTGGGCGGCGTCGGCCGGCAGGCCCACGCGGTCCAGCCAGTGCTCGATCTCGCGACGTGCGGCCTTGGCGTCCATGCGACCCGGGCGGCAGCGCAGGGCCTCCAGCAGCGATTCGCGGACCGTCAGGCGCGGGTTGAGCGAGGCGTGCGGGTCCTGAAACACCATTTGCACGCGGTGGCGTTGACGCCGTAGCGCGGTGCCGCGCAGGCTGCTCCATTCGAGGTCATCGAGCCAGATACGCCCGGCGTCCATCGTCTGCAGGTGCAGGATGCTGCGGGCGAGGGTGCTTTTGCCGCTGCCGGACTCGCCGACGAGGCCCAACACTTCGCCGGGCCGGGCTTCAAGCGATACGCCTTTGAGCGCCTGCACCGGTTGGCTCTTGCCGCGCGCGGGGAACGTCACCCGCACGTCTTCGATGCGCATATGTCCTTGCTCAGCCACGTGGGCCTCCTTCCCAGGCGGGCAAGACCGCGTCGCTGGCCCTCACCCAATGCCCCGGTGCCACTTCTTCGAGCGGCGGACGCTCGTTGCGCCAGCGGTCGCCGCCGGTCACGCCCGGGCGCAGCAGCAGCGGGTCTCCCACCGGCGGGCGACGCAGGTCTGGTGGATTGCCGGACAGGGCGTAAAGGGGCTGGCCTCGCAGCGCGGCGCTGGGCCGGGCGCGCAAGAGCGCCTGCGTGTAGGGATGGCGCGGACGCTCGCAAATCACCTCGCTGGGGCCGATCTCCATTACCTGCCCGGCATACATCACCATCACCCGGTGGCAGCGTTGGGCCACCACCCCAAGGTCGTGCGTGATGAAGAGCACTGCCGTGCGCTGCGCCTGGCACAGCTCGCCAAGCTGGTCGAGGATCTGACGCTGCACCGTTACGTCGAGCGCGGTCGTGGGCTCGTCGGCGATGAGCAGGCGCGGCTCCAGGAGCAGGGCCTGCGCGATCATTACCCGCTGGCGCATCCCGCCGGAAAACTCGTGGGGGTAGCTGCGGATGCGTTGGGCGGCGTCGGCGATGCCCACCCGTTCGAGCGCCGCCACCGCCTGGTCCAGCGCCGCCTTTTTGCCCAGCCCATAGTGATGCCGCAGGCCCTCGGTCAACTGCGTGCTGAGGCGCAGGTAAGGGTTGAGCGACGTCATCGGGTCCTGAAAGATCATGCCGATCTCACGACCCCGCACGCCGCGCAGGGCCTTCTCGCCCAGCTTCAGCAGGTCGATGGGGCCGCTCTCGGTCTCGAAGCGGGCCTGCCCGGCCACGATCTGCGCGGGCGGCATCGGGAGCAGGCCGATCAGGCTGCTGGCCATCACGGATTTGCCGCTGCCGGACTCGCCGACCACGCCGAGCACTTCGCCCGCCTCCAGCGTAAACGACACATCTTCGACCGCGTGCACGGTTTCGCCGCGCAGCGCAAAGCGGGTGGTCAATCCTTGGACGTCGAGCAGTGGCATCTCAGTGGCGGCGGGATTGGGGGTCGAGGGCGTCGCGCAGGCCGTCCCCGAGGAAGTTGAGGCAAAAGAGCGTCACGCTGAAAAACGCGGCGGGGATGATCAGCAGGTGCGGCGAGCCCGTCATCTGCTCCGCCCCCAGCTTGATCAGCGAACCCCACGAGGGGTCCGGCGGCTGCACGCCCAGCCCGAGGAAGCTGAGGAAGCTTTCCAGCAGGATTACAGTGGGCACCGTGAGGGTGGCATACACGACGATCACGCCCAGCACGTTGGGCAGCAGGTGGCGGCGCACGATCTCCCACCACGGGGTGCCGAGCATCCGGGCCGCGAGCACAAAGTCCCGCTCCTTCAGCGAACGCACCTGGCCGTAGACCATACGGGCCATCGTCAGCCATTCCACTGCCGCGATGGCGACGAACAACAGCCAGAAGTTACGCCCGAAAAACGCCAGCAGCATGATCACAAAGATCGTGAACGGCATCGCGTAAAGCACGTCGACCAGCCGCATCATGAGGCCGCCGATGCGCCCGCCCGCGTAGCCTGCCACGGCCCCGTAGGTGACGCCAATCAGCAGCGTGATGGCGGTCGCGACAATGCCGATGCCCAGCGAGACGCGCCCGCCCACCATCACACGCACCAGTTGATCGCGGCCCAGGTCGTCGGTGCCGAAGGGAAACGCGGCGGAGGGTGGGGCGTAGATGCGGCTGTAATCCTGCGCGTCGAAGCCGTAGCCGCGCAGCCAGGGGCCCACGACGCAAAAGAGTGTGATACCGATGAGGATGACGAGGCTCGCCAGCGCCAGCCGGTTGCGCGCGAGGCGGCTCCAGGCGTCGCCCCAGAAGGAGCGAGACGGCGGCGGCAGTTCGTCGACGATGGGGGTGGCGTGCGGCTCAACCATGGCGGGCCTTGACGCGGGGGTCGAGCCAGCCGACCGCCAAGTCGACCAGCAGATTGAAGAGCGTGACGAAGCCTACGTAGACGCTGACCGTGCCCAGCACGAGCATCTGGTCGCGCCCCAGCGCAGCTTGCACAAACTGTCGGCCGAGGCCCGGCACCTGGAAGATCGTCTCGATCACAAACGAGCCGCTGACCACCCCGGCCATCGCCGGCCCGAGGAACGACACCGTGGGCAGCAGGCCGCCGCGCAGCGTGTGGCGCAGGAGGATCTGCATGGGCGGCAGGCCCTTGGCGCGGGCCGTCTTGAGGAAGTCCTGGTTGAGCACCTCCAGCATGCCGCCCCGGGTCACGCGGGCCACAATGGCCCCGTAAACGAGCCCCAGCGTAAGCGCAGGCAGGATGCGGTGCTCCGGGTAAAACCAGCCGCTGACAGGCAGTAGTCGCCACTCCACGCCAAAAAGCCACGAAAAGAGCGGGCCGAGCACGAAGGTGGGCAGGCAGATGCCGATCATGGCAAACGACATCACGGTGTAGTCGGGCCAGCGGTTGTGATGCAGCGCGGCGGCCATGCCGGCGCTGAGGCCGATGGCCAGTGCCACGAGCAGCGACCACGCGCCCAGCTCCAGCGATACGGGTACCGTCTGCGCGAGGATCTCCCCCACGCTGCGCGAGCTGTGGTAGCTGGGCCCAAACTCACCCTGGAAGAGGTTGGCGAAGTAGCGCACGTATTGCACCGGGGCGGGCTGGTCGAGGCCGTAAAGCGTGTTGAGCTGCGCCTGCACCTGCGGGCTCAAGGCGCGCTCGGAGCTGAAGGGGCTGCCGGGCGTCATCTGCAGCATGACAAACGAGAGCGTGACGGCGGCCCACCACACCACCACGGCCTGCAGGAGGCGTTGCAACACGTAGCGGCCCATGGTCTCAGTTCCCGCCTTCGAGCGAAACAAACTGGTAGGGGTGCTGGTCGAGCAGGTTGAAGTGCCAGCCCTGCACGCGCTCATCCTGCAGCCAGCGGCGGGCGTAGAAGTAGACGGGCACCACCGGCATCTCCTCCATCAGGATCGCTTCGGCGGCGGCCATCTGGCGCCCGCGCGCGGCCATGTCGGGCTCGCGCATGGCCTGGGCCACCAGCCGGTCGTATTCGGCGTTGCTCCAGTTGCTGTCGTTGTTGCCGCTTTCGCTGATCATGATCTCCAGAAACGTCAGGGGGTCATAATAGTCAGCGACCCACCCCATTCGTCCAATCTGAAATTCGCCTTGTGCGCGCCGTTCGAGGTAGGTCCGCCACTCGATGTTCTCCAGCCGCACCCCGATGCCCAGGTTTTCGCGCCACAGGTTGGCCACGGCTTCGGCGATACGGCGGTGGCCCTCCAGCGTGTTGTAGGTCAGCGTCAGCTCGGGGAAGCCTGCCCCATTGGGGAATCCGGCTTCGGCCAGGAGCCGCCTTGCCTCCGCCGGCTTGTAGCGGGCCGGGCCTTCGTAGGCGTACTGGTTGAAGCCGTCGGGCACAAAACGGTGGGCCGGGCGCTCGCCGCTGCGGGTGATGTGCTGGACGATCACGCTACGATCCAGCGCCAAGGCGAGCGCGCGCCGCACGCGGGCGTCGTCGAGCGGCTTCCGGTCGGTATTGAGGGCGTAGTAATAGGTGCCCAGTTGCTGGCCCTCGACCAGGGTGGGATCGCCGCGCATCTTGCGCCGCTCATAGTCGGAAGTCGGCAGGCTGTGCGTGAGGTGCAGCTCGCCCGCGTCGAACATCCGGGCGCTGGTCTCGTCGTTCTCGATCGGGAAAAAGTCGATCCCCTTGAGCGCCACGTTTTCACGGTTCCAGTAAAAACGGTTGGGGCGGGCCTGCAGGCGGCTGTTGGGCTCCCAGCGCGTGAGGACAAAGGGCCCGTTGCCCACGATGTTGCCCGGGCGGGTCCACGCGCCGCTACGATCAAACAAGCCGCCGTGGGCCTCGATGGTGCCGATGGGCACGGGATACCATGCGTAGTGGGTGAGCAGGGTGGGGAAATACGGGGTGGGGCCGACGAGGGTGAGCTGCAGCGTGTGCTCGTCGAGCGCCTTGACGCCCACTTTGCCGAAGTTGCTCAGCCGGCCCTGATGGTAGTCTTCCGCATTTTTGAGCCGGTAGAGCAGCGTCACGAAGTCTGCCGCCAGCTCAGGCGAAAGCATGCGCTGGTAAGAGCGCACGAAGTCGTGGGCAGTCAGCGCCGAGCCGTCGGACCACCGGGCATTTTCGCGCAGGCGGAAGGTCCAGACGCTGGCATCGTCGTTGTGCTCCCACTCTTCCGCTACTCCGGGCAACACCTCGCCCTCGCGCTCCGGGTGGGGCACGAGCAGCCCCTCAAAGAGCGCCACGATGACCTTGTGCTCCGGCTGGCCGGAGGCGAGTTGAGGGTCGAGCGTGGCGGGCTCTGCGCCGCTGTCGATCAACAGGATGCCTTCCTTCGCCGCCCGGTCGACGGGGGCTTCACGTTGGCCGCAGCCCGCCAGCAGGGCGAGCGAGAGCACCCAAAGGCACACTGAAGCAATTCGCATGGCCCCAGTGTAGAGGGATTCCGCCGCTACTGGCAATGATGAGCGGGAGTTTTAAAAAGCGAAAGGGCAGGAATCGCTTCCCGCCCCTGCGTGTATTATTGAGATCGTCGAGGCTCGGGGCCTGTCCGCCATCATGGACCCTACAAGGTTGAGAGCCTCTGATTTTGGGACTCAGGCAGCATCCTGGAGGGATGCCATCTCTGTAGCCTGCAGTTGAGGTTCGCGAAGCGAAACGACACTGCAGGAAACGTCCGCCCCGCAAGCATCCTGGAGGGATGCCACCCGGGAAAGAGCGATGCTACGGCTTATGCCTTGCGGCGACGCTGGACGGCCACGAAGCCCAGCGCGGCGGCACCCATCAGGGCGGCGACGGTCGTCGGCTCGGGCACGACCGGCGTGCCGACGGTCAGCGTGATCGGCCCGACCGGAGAGGTGACAGTGGTCGAGCCCTCAATGAAGTTGCTGTAGTCGACGTTCAGGAGGGTCGAGCCGGAGACGACAATCGAACTGTTGCCGGAGATCCCGGCGCGGGCGCCGAGGTAGTTGCCTCCGCTCAGGAGACCGACCATTTCAATTTCGTAGGGCGCAAACGCCGTGCCGCCGTCGACGCTGATCATGATGTCGCCCACGGGCCCATCATTGACATATACACTCGAGCCAATCAGGAGGGTCTCCGTGTTTTGGTAGCGGATGAAGGCGTCGGAAAAAGGGGCGTCGAAGGTATTCGAACCGGAGTAGGCGAGCAGGATCTGCCCGGCGCCAGCATCGGTGATGCTGATGTTAATCATGGCGTGGGCCGCAGACGAAAGGCCGAGAACGCCAGCAAGAGTGAGGAAAGGAGTGAGACGCATGGTGGTGTGAATAAGGAAATAGGTATAAACCTCTTGGCGGTTATGGGTGGCATGCGTTGGTGGAGCAAAGGGAAATACCTCTGATGACGCCTTTTACAGTCTTGTGACAAGCCCTTGTCTCGCCTCAGGGTGGTTCGCCGGGCATTTTCCGGTTGCCCTGCCGCGCCCCGGTGCCTTCCTAGTGAGCGATGGACGCACCTTGGCGAAAACTGGATGCTGCCGGGCAGGAAGCGTTGACGACCTACCTCGAAGGCTTCGCCACGCCCGAGCGTTGCGAGCGGATGCGCGACGTGCTCTCGCGCCGCATCGGCAACCTGCGCGTGGTGCTCGAAGACCTGCAGGACCCGCACAACAGCAGCGCCTGCCTCCGCACGACGGAGATCTTTGGCCTGCAGCACCTCTACAACATCCAGAACCTCTACAAGTTTTACATCAACCGCGACGTCGCGATGGGTGCCCACAAGTGGTTGACCCTGCACCGCTACTCGCGCCGGCAGCAAGACAACACCACGGCGTGTCTGGAAGAGCTGAAGGGGCAGGGCT
The Verrucomicrobiota bacterium JB022 DNA segment above includes these coding regions:
- a CDS encoding TrkA C-terminal domain-containing protein, producing MNSTIFETILSNPLLVLFGLIGLGLLLGNLQFRGINLGSSGVIFVALLAGHLGMKVPAGVGQIGLVLFVYSVGIGAGARFFGAMKREGSQLAKLAVLVVGSGALTALLAAWIFHIEPGLIAGIFAGALTSTPALAAAIEGAGQGAAGPVVVGYGIAYPFGVIGVVLFVQLLPKLLGKRLEDEAGEEETAPTPTVTRRLIEVTNPNLFGQRFAESKLPQLGACLVSRVWRNERLEPVTYEDTFEPGQLLLLVGEPSALELATEFVGRASDRKVVLDADNERQVMVVTSQDVVGKSLKEIDPLRNHGVVITRMSRLEFTLVPQLDTRLEKGDFITVVGSENRLKKFAKIVGHHANAYTETSLVSLAIGIALGIVLGLITVPLPWGGTFSLGLSGGPLMVALLLGHFGKVGGILGYIPRPTRLLLQEMGLVLFLADAGTKGGATMAEAIASQGAIIFVIGAVVTLVPMLFGFLAARKIFRMPLPQALGGICGGMTSTPALGTIVAKTPLQAPIVSYATVYPVAVILMALLAKLLMQAVGML
- a CDS encoding RNA methyltransferase; translated protein: MDAPWRKLDAAGQEALTTYLEGFATPERCERMRDVLSRRIGNLRVVLEDLQDPHNSSACLRTTEIFGLQHLYNIQNLYKFYINRDVAMGAHKWLTLHRYSRRQQDNTTACLEELKGQGFTIVAAALAEDSVSLYDLPVDRPLAICFGNERNGLSPRALELADVTMQIPMLGFTQSFNISVSVALTLQELTRRIRLGTGWELPADEQRETYLAWLSKTIPRPELHMRAFFNARASA
- a CDS encoding ABC transporter permease subunit, which codes for MVEPHATPIVDELPPPSRSFWGDAWSRLARNRLALASLVILIGITLFCVVGPWLRGYGFDAQDYSRIYAPPSAAFPFGTDDLGRDQLVRVMVGGRVSLGIGIVATAITLLIGVTYGAVAGYAGGRIGGLMMRLVDVLYAMPFTIFVIMLLAFFGRNFWLLFVAIAAVEWLTMARMVYGQVRSLKERDFVLAARMLGTPWWEIVRRHLLPNVLGVIVVYATLTVPTVILLESFLSFLGLGVQPPDPSWGSLIKLGAEQMTGSPHLLIIPAAFFSVTLFCLNFLGDGLRDALDPQSRRH
- a CDS encoding peptide ABC transporter substrate-binding protein — encoded protein: MRIASVCLWVLSLALLAGCGQREAPVDRAAKEGILLIDSGAEPATLDPQLASGQPEHKVIVALFEGLLVPHPEREGEVLPGVAEEWEHNDDASVWTFRLRENARWSDGSALTAHDFVRSYQRMLSPELAADFVTLLYRLKNAEDYHQGRLSNFGKVGVKALDEHTLQLTLVGPTPYFPTLLTHYAWYPVPIGTIEAHGGLFDRSGAWTRPGNIVGNGPFVLTRWEPNSRLQARPNRFYWNRENVALKGIDFFPIENDETSARMFDAGELHLTHSLPTSDYERRKMRGDPTLVEGQQLGTYYYALNTDRKPLDDARVRRALALALDRSVIVQHITRSGERPAHRFVPDGFNQYAYEGPARYKPAEARRLLAEAGFPNGAGFPELTLTYNTLEGHRRIAEAVANLWRENLGIGVRLENIEWRTYLERRAQGEFQIGRMGWVADYYDPLTFLEIMISESGNNDSNWSNAEYDRLVAQAMREPDMAARGRQMAAAEAILMEEMPVVPVYFYARRWLQDERVQGWHFNLLDQHPYQFVSLEGGN
- a CDS encoding PEP-CTERM sorting domain-containing protein: MINISITDAGAGQILLAYSGSNTFDAPFSDAFIRYQNTETLLIGSSVYVNDGPVGDIMISVDGGTAFAPYEIEMVGLLSGGNYLGARAGISGNSSIVVSGSTLLNVDYSNFIEGSTTVTSPVGPITLTVGTPVVPEPTTVAALMGAAALGFVAVQRRRKA
- a CDS encoding ABC transporter permease; the encoded protein is MGRYVLQRLLQAVVVWWAAVTLSFVMLQMTPGSPFSSERALSPQVQAQLNTLYGLDQPAPVQYVRYFANLFQGEFGPSYHSSRSVGEILAQTVPVSLELGAWSLLVALAIGLSAGMAAALHHNRWPDYTVMSFAMIGICLPTFVLGPLFSWLFGVEWRLLPVSGWFYPEHRILPALTLGLVYGAIVARVTRGGMLEVLNQDFLKTARAKGLPPMQILLRHTLRGGLLPTVSFLGPAMAGVVSGSFVIETIFQVPGLGRQFVQAALGRDQMLVLGTVSVYVGFVTLFNLLVDLAVGWLDPRVKARHG
- a CDS encoding ABC transporter ATP-binding protein; the protein is MRIEDVRVTFPARGKSQPVQALKGVSLEARPGEVLGLVGESGSGKSTLARSILHLQTMDAGRIWLDDLEWSSLRGTALRRQRHRVQMVFQDPHASLNPRLTVRESLLEALRCRPGRMDAKAARREIEHWLDRVGLPADAAQRYPHEFSGGQRQRIAIARALLPQPSVVVADEPVSALDVSIQAQILNLLESLRRELGLTFVFITHDLELVGYWADRVAVMRRGEVVEQGPAENVLHAPQHPYTQELLASAADKRVR
- a CDS encoding ABC transporter ATP-binding protein, giving the protein MPLLDVQGLTTRFALRGETVHAVEDVSFTLEAGEVLGVVGESGSGKSVMASSLIGLLPMPPAQIVAGQARFETESGPIDLLKLGEKALRGVRGREIGMIFQDPMTSLNPYLRLSTQLTEGLRHHYGLGKKAALDQAVAALERVGIADAAQRIRSYPHEFSGGMRQRVMIAQALLLEPRLLIADEPTTALDVTVQRQILDQLGELCQAQRTAVLFITHDLGVVAQRCHRVMVMYAGQVMEIGPSEVICERPRHPYTQALLRARPSAALRGQPLYALSGNPPDLRRPPVGDPLLLRPGVTGGDRWRNERPPLEEVAPGHWVRASDAVLPAWEGGPRG